The Agromyces mariniharenae genome includes a window with the following:
- a CDS encoding ABC transporter ATP-binding protein, whose amino-acid sequence MSLQLTDVSKSFGRLGVLDAVSIDVPRGARLAIVGASGSGKSTLLRIIAGFERPDSGTVALDGRALAGRGADVPAHRRGIGYVAQDGALFPHLTVARNIAFGIRRRPDRARRVRDVMDIASLDPALADRYPHQLSGGQQQRVALARALALEPSVILLDEPFSALDTGLRAHTRTAMVEALDRSGVTTVLVTHDQEEALAFGHQIGVIADGRLVQSGRPSEVFDAPVDAEIAEFLGDVVMVPAEAAGEALAMCAFGCLQVRHDRSGGAPRVCAMLRPSQLRVDDAADGGNATVVGMRSAGSTAELRLRIGASQIPVEVTHRVPLHEAARFSTGSAVTVDVDGGVVLYPETALRRRTLVPEATPAG is encoded by the coding sequence CTGGCGATCGTCGGCGCCTCCGGGAGTGGCAAGAGCACGCTGCTGCGCATCATCGCCGGCTTCGAGCGCCCCGACTCGGGCACGGTCGCGCTCGACGGCCGCGCGCTCGCGGGTCGCGGCGCCGACGTTCCGGCGCACCGGCGGGGGATCGGCTACGTCGCCCAGGACGGCGCCCTGTTCCCCCACCTCACCGTGGCGCGGAACATCGCCTTCGGCATCCGTCGTCGCCCCGACCGTGCTCGGCGCGTGCGAGACGTGATGGACATCGCCTCGCTCGACCCCGCGCTCGCCGACCGGTACCCGCACCAGCTCTCGGGCGGGCAGCAGCAGCGCGTCGCGCTCGCCCGCGCGCTCGCCCTCGAGCCGTCGGTGATCCTCCTCGACGAGCCGTTCAGCGCCCTCGACACCGGCCTGCGCGCGCACACGCGCACGGCGATGGTCGAGGCGCTCGATCGCAGCGGCGTCACGACCGTGCTCGTGACGCACGACCAGGAGGAGGCGCTGGCGTTCGGGCACCAGATCGGCGTCATCGCCGACGGTCGCCTCGTGCAGTCGGGTCGGCCGTCCGAGGTCTTCGACGCACCGGTCGACGCGGAGATCGCGGAGTTCCTCGGCGACGTCGTGATGGTCCCCGCTGAGGCCGCGGGCGAGGCGCTCGCCATGTGCGCCTTCGGATGCCTCCAGGTGCGCCACGACCGCAGCGGCGGCGCTCCCCGGGTGTGCGCCATGCTCCGGCCGTCGCAGCTCCGGGTCGACGACGCCGCCGACGGCGGCAACGCGACCGTCGTGGGGATGCGCTCGGCGGGCAGCACCGCGGAGCTGCGGCTGCGGATCGGGGCATCCCAGATCCCCGTCGAGGTGACCCACCGGGTGCCGCTGCACGAGGCGGCGCGGTTCAGCACCGGCTCCGCCGTGACGGTCGACGTCGACGGCGGCGTGGTGCTCTACCCCGAGACCGCGCTCCGGCGCCGCACGCTCGTCCCCGAAGCGACTCCGGCCGGCTGA